From Niallia sp. Man26:
ATGTATCATTAGGTGCAACAAATTGTGCCGAACGAACAGCTATTTTCACGGCAATTGCTAATGGATATAAAAAAGGAGACTTTAGTGCTATTGCTGTTTCCGGTAATACGGAAGATTATCTTCCGCCCTGCAGTATTTGCAGACAAGTATTGGCGGAATTCTGTTTGCCAGATATGCCTGTATATTTAACAAATGAGAAGAAAGAAATATTAGAATTGAGTTTAAAGGATTTATTGCCTTACGCTTTTACAGATTTAGATATGTAATAAAATAAGGGCGAGTTTTGAATAATCTTCAAAGCTTGCTTTTTTATTGTTTTCAAACAAATAGGGCAAGAGAATTAGAAAATAGTTAGAAAACTAAGATTATTTGCTCAATTTATTCTAAACTCCTTGATTTGATGTAAAGTTTACTATACATTATGTATAAGAAACTTTACTAATTGTCAAATTAAATATACAAAGGATGTTGAGGATGACTTATCAAGAAAAGAAAAGTATTGTATCGATTATCAGTTCGATTGTTATTTTTGCCGCTTTTTCATTTTACATGTCCCCCCAGTACCCTAGAGGAGATTTGATAGTAAATGAAACCTTACGTTTTTGGGGTACCTTTGTTCTTCTCTTGACATTAATTTCTATCATGGCCCATATCTTTATTAGCATTATTTTTAATATTGTATTTAGAATAACGACCAATGAAAAGGAACCATCCTTTGAAGATGAACTAGATAAGATTATTGCTCTTAAAGCAAACCGCAATTCCTTTTTTATATTTATCTTAGGCTTTCTTTTTTCCATGACAGCATTAGTACTTCTGCAACTATTGCAAGTAATGTTTATCATCCTCATCGCAGCTGGTTTTATCGCTGATATGACTGGATCCGTCACAAAACTTTATCACTACAGAAAAGGAGTTTAATCATGGGTAAACATCTTGTCGGCAATCATATCAGAAGATTGCGATTCAGCCATAACGAAATGACCCAGCAGCAATTGGCTGACAAGGTAGGCGTAACAAGACAAACAATCGTGGCACTCGAAAAGGGCAACTACTCCCCATCATTAGAACTAGCCTTTCGTATTTCCCATGTGTTTCAATTGCCGTTAGAGGAAATATTTTTTTATGAAAAAAATGTTTAAGGTGACCGTTTAACCGTTTTTGAATTTATTATGAAAAGGGGATTTTTATGAATTCAAACAAAAAGCAGGCTAGAATTGTAGGAGTATTTTTTATACTAGCAGCCGTTAGTGCAGTTGTAGGATTATTAATGTATGACCCAATTTTATCTAATTCTGACTATCTTACTGCAGGAGCTGAGCATTCAAACCAAATCCTGGTCGGTGCAGTTATGGAATTGATTCTCGTTGTTTCTGCAATTGGCACTGCTGTCACCATGTTTCCTTATCTAAA
This genomic window contains:
- a CDS encoding cytidine deaminase translates to MNKEQLVESARKIKESAYAPYSKFPVGAALLLKDGTVINGVNVENVSLGATNCAERTAIFTAIANGYKKGDFSAIAVSGNTEDYLPPCSICRQVLAEFCLPDMPVYLTNEKKEILELSLKDLLPYAFTDLDM
- a CDS encoding helix-turn-helix transcriptional regulator; the protein is MGKHLVGNHIRRLRFSHNEMTQQQLADKVGVTRQTIVALEKGNYSPSLELAFRISHVFQLPLEEIFFYEKNV